Proteins from a genomic interval of Stenotrophomonas sp. WZN-1:
- the mmsB gene encoding 3-hydroxyisobutyrate dehydrogenase: protein MSHIAFIGLGNMGGPMAANLVKNGHSVRVFDLVPAAVQAAVDAGASAAASARETLADAEVVISMLPASRHVEGVYLGDDGILAAIPTGALVIDCSTIAPASARKVSEAAAARGLQMIDAPVSGGTAGAQAGTLTFIVGGEEDALERARPVLQAMGKNIFHVGASGAGQVAKLCNNMALGVIMAVTGEAIALGVAHGLDPKVLSQMMAVSTGRSWATEVCNPWPGVLENAPASRGYSGGFGSDLMLKDMGLAVEAAMSVGASIPLGEVARNLYSMNHQAGRGKLDFSSVVQLITSEK from the coding sequence ATGAGCCACATTGCATTCATCGGGTTGGGCAACATGGGTGGCCCGATGGCCGCCAACCTGGTCAAGAACGGCCACAGCGTGCGCGTGTTCGATCTGGTTCCGGCCGCGGTGCAGGCTGCCGTCGATGCCGGTGCCAGCGCGGCCGCATCGGCGCGCGAAACCCTGGCCGATGCCGAGGTGGTGATCTCGATGCTGCCGGCCAGCCGCCACGTCGAAGGCGTGTACCTGGGCGACGACGGCATCCTCGCCGCGATCCCGACCGGTGCGCTGGTCATCGACTGCAGCACGATCGCCCCGGCCAGCGCCCGCAAGGTCTCTGAGGCCGCCGCCGCGCGTGGCCTGCAGATGATCGACGCGCCGGTATCCGGCGGTACCGCCGGCGCCCAGGCAGGCACCCTGACCTTCATCGTTGGTGGCGAGGAGGACGCGCTGGAGCGCGCTCGCCCGGTGCTGCAGGCAATGGGCAAGAACATCTTCCACGTGGGCGCCAGCGGTGCCGGCCAGGTGGCCAAGCTGTGCAACAACATGGCGCTGGGCGTGATCATGGCCGTCACCGGCGAAGCCATCGCACTCGGCGTGGCGCACGGGCTGGACCCGAAGGTGCTGTCGCAGATGATGGCGGTCAGCACCGGCCGCAGCTGGGCCACCGAAGTGTGCAACCCGTGGCCGGGCGTGCTGGAAAACGCCCCGGCTTCGCGCGGCTACAGCGGCGGTTTCGGCAGTGATCTGATGCTGAAGGACATGGGCCTGGCGGTGGAAGCGGCGATGAGTGTCGGCGCTTCGATTCCGCTGGGCGAAGTGGCCCGGAACCTGTACTCGATGAATCACCAGGCCGGCCGCGGCAAGCTGGATTTCTCCAGCGTCGTGCAGCTCATCACGAGCGAGAAGTGA
- a CDS encoding organic hydroperoxide resistance protein, producing MSIEKVLYTAQATSTGGREGRSVSSDNVLDIQLSTPRELGGAGGPGTNPEQLFAAGYSACFLGALKFVAGQAKVALPADTTVTGKVGIGQIPTGFGIEAELTINVPGVPREQVEELVQKAHIVCPYSNATRGNIDVTLIVA from the coding sequence CCGCCCAGGCCACCTCTACCGGCGGCCGTGAAGGCCGTTCCGTCTCGTCCGACAACGTGCTGGATATCCAGCTGTCGACCCCGCGCGAGCTGGGTGGCGCCGGCGGCCCGGGCACCAACCCGGAACAGCTGTTCGCCGCTGGCTACTCGGCCTGCTTCCTGGGTGCGCTGAAGTTCGTGGCCGGCCAGGCCAAGGTCGCGCTGCCGGCCGACACCACTGTCACCGGCAAGGTCGGCATCGGCCAGATCCCGACCGGTTTCGGCATCGAAGCCGAGCTGACCATCAACGTGCCGGGCGTGCCGCGCGAGCAGGTGGAAGAGCTGGTGCAGAAGGCGCACATCGTGTGCCCGTACTCGAATGCCACCCGCGGCAACATCGACGTGACGCTGATCGTTGCCTGA